The sequence below is a genomic window from Halolamina litorea.
GGCGAGCTTCATTCGCCCACCCCTAGGGGTTCGACGACGGTCAGGTCCTTCCGCTCGGCGATCGACCGAACCGTCTCCAGGGCGGCCGCACGCTCGCCGGACCGTGCGCCGAGTCGGAGGTACGCCGAGGAGACTGCGCTGACGCCTTCGGGGGCAGTCAGGGAGAGTTCCTCCACCGAGACCGTCGACTCACCCTCGATCTCGCGGAGCGTCCCCGAGAGGTCGGTGTCGACGAGGTGGCCGGTCAACAGGACACGGAACGCCTCCCCGTAGTACTCCTCGTCGGCGGCGACGACGGTGACGCCGCGGTCACGGAGCCCCTCGACCACGTCCTCGAAGCGGTCCACCTGACAGTCGAGGGCGACTTCGACCGGGATTCGGCCCCCCGGCGTCCGGCTCCCCCGCTCGTGGAACACCGAGAGGAGGTTCCCTCCGTTCTCGGCGATGGGTTCGAGCGCGGCCGCCAACTCCCCCGGCTCGTCGTCGAGTTCGAGTCGCAGCGTGTGTGTGGTGACACCTTCGGGCCGGCTCATGGTCGATGCCTCCTCCCGACGGTTGGGTACACACGGATCACAACCCGAGGGAGCGCCGGGTTCGGTAAAAGCCTTCCCTGAGCGTGCTACTGGGTACCGAAGAAAGAACGGAGAAAGAACGGGAGAAGCCGCGCTGCTTAGAGGTAGTCGATCGACTCGGGCAGTTCGAGCTTCATGCCCTTACGCTCGCGGATCTCCATGATCTTCTCACGCTGGAGGTTGTCGGCCATGACGCGGAAGCCGGCGTTCTCCGTGTTCCAGGAGGCACGGCCCTCGGTCGCGCTCCGGATGTCGCTGGAGAAGCCGATCATCTCGCCGACGGGCGCGATGCCCTCGACGACCATGAGGCCACCCTCCTGGTACATGTCGTCGACGCGGCCACGGCGGCCCTGGATCTCGCCGGACGCCGCACCCATGTGCTCGGACGGAACGTCGATGCGGACGTTCTGGATCGGCTCCAGCAGGCGGATCTCGCCGTCGATCAACGCGCGGTGAACGGCCTCACGGACTGCGGGGATCACCTGTGCCGGGCCACGGTGGATGGTGTCCTCGTGGAGTCGGGCGTCGTGCAGTCGGAGCAGCGTCCCCTGCACGGGCTCGGCGGCCAGCGGGCCGTCGTCGAGCGCCTCGGAGAGCCCCTCGACCACCAGCTCCATCGTCTCGTTGAGGTGCTGGATACCCTTCGTGTCGTCGATCAGGATGTTCGTCCCGTGGATGTGCTCCACGTTCTGGGACGTGTCCTTGTCCATGCCGGCCTCCTGCAGCGCTTCACGGCGCTCCAGTTCGGGCATGTCCATCGAGACCTCGCCGAGCTGGATCGCGTCGACGATGTCCTGCCCCATCGGGTGGATGGAGATGTAGAACTTGTTGTGGCGGTTCGGCGAGACCCCTTCGACCTCTCGGGACTCCTCCTGGGGCTGCTCGCGGTAGACCACGATGGGCTCACCGGTGTTGACCGGGATGCCCTGCTCCTTCTCGATACGCTGGGTGATCACTTCGAGGTGGAGCTCACCCTGCCCGGAGATGAGGTGCTCCCCGGTGTCCTCGTTGATCTCGATCTGGATCGTCGGGTCCTCCTTGGCGACCTGCTGGAGCGTCTCGATCAGCTTCGGCAGGTCGTCCATGGTCTGGGCCTCGACGGACTTCGTGATCACCGGCTCGGAGATGTGCTCGATCGACTCGAACGGCGTCATATCGACTGAGGAGACGGTGGAACCGGCGATAGCGTCGCGCAGGCCGGTGACCGAGGCGATGTTCCCCGCGGGCACGCGGTTTACTTCCTCACGCTCACTCCCCATGAACAGCCCGACGGACTGGATCCGGTTCTTGCCGGCGGTGCCGGAGACGAACAGGTCCTGGCCCTTCTCCAGAGTCCCGGAGAAGACACGACCCGTGGCGATCTCGCCGGCGTGGGGGTCCATCGAGATGTCGGTCACCATGAAGACGACCTCGCCGTCCTCGTTGACCAGCCGCATGTCCTCGGCCAGCTCGGACTCGGCGTCGCCACGCCAGATGCGCGGGACACGGCGGGGCTGTGCGTCGACGGGGTTCGGGAAGTGCTCACAGACCATGTCGAGCACGACGTCCGAGAGCGGCGTCCGCTCGTGGAGCTCGTCGCGCTTGTCGTTCTGCTCGAGCTCGATGATGTCCCCGAAGTCCATCCCGGTGCGCTGCATCGACGGCATCGAGACGCCCCACTTGTAGAGCGCCGAGCCGAACCCGACGGTACCGTCCTCGACGGAGACCGTCCAGTCGTCGTCGATGTCGTCCATCTCCTCGATCATCCCGCGGATGAGTTCGTTCACGTCCGCGATGACGCCGAGCAGTCGCTCCTGCATCTCCTCCTCGCCTTCCTGCAGTTCGGAGATGAGGCGGTCGACCTTGTTGATGAACAGGGTCGGCTTCACACCCTCACGGAGCGCCTGTCGGAGCACCGTCTCCGTCTGGGGCATCGCGCCCTCGACGGCGTCGACCACCACAAGCGCGCCGTCGACGGCACGCATCGCTCGGGTCACGTCGCCACCGAAGTCGACGTGGCCCGGAGTGTCGATCAGGTTGATGAGGTGGTTGGTGTCCTCGTACTCGTGGGTCATCGAAACGTTCGCCGCGTCGATGGTGATCCCACGTTCCTGCTCGTCTTCCTTCGTGTCCATGGCGAGCTGTTCGCCGGCGGTACCCTCGGAGATCATCCCCGCGCCTGCGAGGAGGTTGTCCGAAAGCGTCGTCTTCCCGTGGTCGACGTGAGCGGCGATGGCGATGTTCCGGATGTTCTCCGGCGTGTCCATCAGTCGCTCACACTCTTGGACGATTTTCTTACGTCGGCCCATTGGCGTGGGCTACCCGTGGCGGGGTCAAAAGGGTAGTGTTTCGGCAAGCGGGGTGTGCCACCGGCACACGGGTGTCTGACCCTCGTTGCCGGCCGATCCGTTCACGCTGATCGCCCGCCGCCGTCGGCGCGGCGCAGGCTCGCCGTCTCGGCGTAGCAGACCGCCACGACGAACAGCGTGACGACGCCGAACAGGCCCAGATGGACCGCGAAGAGGTCCCCGGAGCCGTCGGCGACGGCCACGACGGGCCCGACCACCAGCGCCGTCGCGGCCACAACTGCGACGAGGGTGGCACCCCGTCGCTCCAACGCGAGAGCGGCGCCGGCGACGCCACCGACGGCGGCCCCGACCGCACCAGTCGCGGTCAACACGCCGCTGAGGGGGTTCGACACGACGAACTGCATCACGACCGCGACGACCACCGGCACCAGCGCCGGCGTCGCTCGCCGGAGCAGGTAGCCCGTGGCTGCCCGGAGGGTGAGCGGCGACGCCGGCGGGTCGGGGTCGCCGATGGCCCGAATCCGGTCGTCGAACCGGGTGAGGACGTTGTCCACGAGATCGTGTTGGTGGACCGACCCGTTAACCGTTACTCCACGGCCCCGGGCGACTCCAGTCGACGCACTTCGGCGTAGCCGACGACGGCGCTGAGGCCGGCGGCCACGAGGACCACGAGCGCGGCGGTACGGACGTAGCCCTCGCTCGCGCCGAGTCCGTCGACGTACGGGCCCAACTGCCCGACCACGGCGATAGTGACCCCGAACGCGACAGCCGCGCGGTACTGGTGATCCAGCGCCCCGAGGACGCCGGCGACGAACGCTGTCAGCAGCGCGACGCCGGCACCGAGGACAAGCGTCGCCCCGGGGACGCCGACGGTGACGTACTGCCAGCCGGCGACCGCGAGGTAGAGCGGGAGGCCCTTGGTGATGTCACGGCCCGCGTGGGAGAGCACGTCGCGCGCGGAGAGGGGGAGCGACGGCGCCGGTGCCGCCCACCACTCCTCCAGCCTGTCGATCACGCCCGCCCTTCCCGGCGCTGCGCCAAAAGTTCCTGCCCTTACTGCATCTCGTACCCGCCATCGAGCAGGCGACCGCCCCCCGCCGTCTCACACCCCCGAAACCGTCTTAATCCTCGAAACCGTGGTAGTCATACACATGGATCTACGACTCCCCGAGAACGGCCCCGCCGAGCCGTTCCTCGGCGCAGCAGACCTCCTCGAAACCGAGAGTCGGATCGATCTCCCCGTCGAAGTACACGTTCGCGACGACCCCGACGAACGGACGTGGGCCGGTCACTACGAGGACCGACACGTCCTCAACATCTCTCGGCAGGCGGCCACCAGCGCGATGGGTCGGGAACTGGCGCTGCACGAACTCTCACACATGGCCCGCTACGAGCAGAACCACCCCTCACACCACCAGTCGACGGACGAGGCCATCTTCCTCGCGTTGGCGGGCAAGCGCGTCGAGCGCCGGAAGCTGGCCCACGTCCACCAGCTCGCCAACCACATGAAGGACATCTACGCCGACGACATCACGCTCTCGGTCGCCCCCGGCGCGAAACTGGTGACGTTCCTGGAGTCGCGGCTGGCCGACGCCGTCGCGGACCGGCCGCCCGTCGTCCCCACGGGGTGGCAGCTCGCCACGCCCGGCTCCGATCCGGAGATCACCGCGGTTAACGCCGGCTTCGCGCTCGCGCTCGTCGAACGCCACGATCTCGTCGACGACGACCACCGGATCTACGACCTCGCCCACGCCGCGGCCGACGACGCACCCGGGGTCAGCGTCGAACGCTTCGCCGATGCGTTCCGGTCGCTCTCGGACGACCCGACGGAGAGTGAGTACCGCAAGGCGCTGGTCGACATGACCCGGGAGTACGTCGGCGGTGCCGACTAACGCTCGGTGATCCGGACCAACACGTCGTCGTACTCCATCGGGAACGGGGCGTTCGCCCGCCCGTCCCGGTTCGACGTGATGGCGTAGAGCGCGCCATCGGGGCCCTCCTCGACGTGTCGCACCCGCCCGAGATCGTTCTCCAGCAGGTCGTGACTCGTCACAGTGTAGCCCTCGGACAGCCAGTCGGCGTCCTGTCGGTGGCCCGTCTCCCCGAGTGCCGGCGGCTCACCATCCGGCGGCGTCAGCGTGAACGACTTGACGCGCTGCTCGGCCAGACAGCCCACAAGCAGGCGGTTGCGAAGCGTCGGCACGCCGTCGCCGCGGTAGAACGACGACCCCGACGGCGCCCACGTCGTCCCCTCGACCCGGGAACTGGCGATGGGGCGCCCGTAGTCGGTCCCCTCGTACTCGTCGGGCTGGCGGGCCTCGGGCCAGCCGTACTCGCTCCCGGTCTCGATGGCGTTGAGTTCGTCCGGGCCGGGGCCGTGCTCGTTGACCACCGGCGTCGTATCGGGGAGCCAACTCAGCCCCTGCGGGTTCCGGTGGCCGACGGAGTACACCCGGGCGTCACCGCCGCTCTCGTTGCCGTCGGCGCCCTCACCCGACGTATCGACGCGGAGCGTCTTCCCGGCCAGCGAGTCTGGGTCGGCCGCGAGTTCGCCGCTGCCGGCGTCGCCGGTCGTCATCCAGAGGTAGTTCGCGGGGCCGAACCGGAGCCGGCCGCCGTTGTGGATGAACGCGTTGGTCCCGACTTTCGCCGGCGCTTCGAGCAGCGTCTCGACCGGCTCGCCGGGGGTCTCGCTGTCGGGGTCGAACGCCGCCAGCCGAACGACCGGCTCCTCACCGTCGTCGGCGGTGTAGCAGACGTACACCAGCGGTACCTCGGGGTAGTTCGGGTGGACTTCCACACCCATCGTCCCGCCCTCGCCGCCGTCGACGAACCAACTCTTCTCGTCGCTGCCCGGCGGCACCGAGCCGCCGTCGATGGAGCCGGCCGGCTCGAACAGCGGCGTCACCTCGCCGTCCGCGTAGCGCAGCACCTGCCCGGGCCGCTCGGTCAGGAACAGGTCGCCGTTCCCGCCGAAGGAGAGGTCCCACGGGATTTCGAGGGTCTCGGCCAGCACCTCGACTTCCAACTCCGGCTCGGCGGCGGCGGTCGGCGCCGACCACTCGGGGTCGTAGCCGGCCCACGCCGTCTCGTCGTGGCCGAGGCGTCGGTCGTACTCCTCGGGACCGTCCTCGTCAGCGGGGTCCTCGTCTCCGATGGCGTCGTCGGGCGTGCTACAGCCCGCGAGGCCGACCGTGGAGAGGGCAAGCAGCGCGCGGCGGGAGAGCGCGTGATCCATGATTCTCACTCGACGCGCCCGGAGTAAATTCCTTCTGCCGGCGGGTCTCCGGCCGACCGGCGCCGTCGCTCGTAGGGAAGTGAGAAAACGAAAGAGAGAGAGAGAGAGAACCGCTTAGCGGGCCGCGGCCGCGACGCGCTCGGTCTCCTCCTTCTGGGAGATCGGGTACGCGCTCACGTCGTAGTCGGCGGCGCCGAGTAGCTGCTGGGCGAGCGCCTCCGAGGCGGACGTAGTCGTCTTTCGGGAGGCGTTGAGCGTGCCGACCGCGATGAACTTCAGCCCCTGGTCGACACGGCGCTGGGGCGCCACGTCGACGGCCTTCGGGACCGAGATCCCGCCGTACTTCAGGCGGACGGTCTCCTCGCGGGGGGCCGCGTTCTCGACGGCAGTGACGAGAACCTGTGCCGGGTTCTCCTCGCTCTGCTCGTGAACGATGTCGAACGCGTCGCGCACGATGCGCGTCGCCTTCTGTTTGTCGCCGGTGTTGTCCTCGGTCTGCATGAGGCGGTTGATCAGTCGCTCGACCACGCTGATCTCGGACTTCTCGAACTGCTTGCTCGCGTGACGGCCCATCGTGTGCGCGATGGGGGTCACGTTGAGGTAGCGCTGGGTCGAGGGGTCGGTGTACTCGATCTCGGAAACGTCCCAGACGCCGAAGAGGTCGGCGCCCGTCGAGGTCTCCTCCGTCGTCTCCTCGGCTTCGGCTTCGACCTCCTCGGTCTCGGCGTCGGCCTCGGCGGCTTCTTCCTCGCTCATCGGACGGGTTTCTCCGCGTTACCGCGAACCAGTTCGATCATCGAGACACCGTTGACCTTCTCGACCTTGTAGTTGACACCCGAGATGTCACCCATCGCACGACCCTTCGAGCCACCGATCCCGGCGATCGTGACCTCGTCGTGCTCGTCGATGAACGAGATCGCACCGTCACCGGGACAGAACGCGGTGACCTGCTTCCCGTTCTTGATCAGCTGAACACGGACACACTTTCGGATGGCCGAGTTCGGCTGCTTTGCCTCGATACCGACCTTCTCCAGGACGATCCCGCGCCCCTGGGGGGCACCCTCGAGGGGGTCGGATTTCTCGCGCAGTCCTCGCTCTCGGCGCGCGTACTCCGAGTCGGACCACCGCCGCTTCTGGCGGTCCTTCTTGAGTTTCCGCGCGGCGTATTTGCCGTTCGCCATACCCGGACTTTTCGACGGAGCCACTTAAGCGTCCCCTTTCGTGAGGGCGAAACGGCCGGAGAACTGATTAGCGGTATCGCTAATCCGATCTGAGCCCGTTTCACTCACTAGCCGTCGACGGCGTCTCGGTCGCCGTCACGGGAATCTCGGTCGACCACCTGTCGACGCCCCAGTCGAGCCAGACGCGTGCCTGCTCCTCCCCCCCGTAACGTGTCGTCGTCGGGCTGAGTTCCCGCTCCTCTCCCGGATCGAGCGTCGTCCTCACGAGGTCCGACCCGGACGCTGGCCCTGACAGGCTCGCCCCGAACGTCCCCGTCCCCTCGCCGTGGTTCGTCACCGTGAACGTGACCGTCACCTCTGTGCGCTGTTCGGGCTCGATCTCGGCGGGCGAGACCGACGGCTCCCCGACCTCGAAGACGGGCGGCTCGTTCAGCCGGCTGATCGTCTCCGGGGGCAACGTCCGGAACGTCGATCCGCCGAGGCGCAGTTCCCCCCGCTCGACGGTCCGGTCTTTCGACACCGCGAACACGGCCGTGACGGTGTCGTCCTCCTTTACCGGTTCCCGGGAGGCCCGGTCGACCGCCTCGCCGTCGAGATAGAGGGTCATGTGATTCCTCGCCCCCCGTTCGAGCCGGACGACGACGTACTGCTGTCCGGCCTTCCGGTGGACGGTCGGATGCGTCCCCGACAGCAAGTACTGGAAGAAGTCCGCGACCGAGAGTTCGGTGAGTCGTTCCGGCGGGGTTCCCGTTTCGGTCGTCGCCTCGTCGGTCGGCGTCGCCGAAAGGCAGCCGGCGCTGCCGGCGATGGCTACGACGCTGCCGGCCAACAGCTGACGACGGGAGGGCTTCTGGCGGGCCACGGCTCTCCTGTCGAACGGTCTGCATAAATGCTTCGTGGGGCGGCTGCCCCGATTCAGGCCAACTGCACGTCGTCCACGTCGAAGTGGCGGGCAGCCAGCCGCCGGGCGGTCTCGATCGACTCCCCGCCGGCGCCGATGGCGACCCCGCGGTCGCCCTGTGGCACCTCGACGTACGCGACCGTGCTGCCACCCTGCGTCGACAGGGTGACGTTGCGCACGGCCGCGGGCGCGAGGCAGTTCGCGACGAACGCGGCCGGGTCGTCGGCGTCCTCCACGAGGTCGACGCGGGTGTTCAACTGCTCCTCGGCGGCGGCGACGGTTTCGCCGTCCGGGCCGATGGCCGCGCCCATCTCGCCGGCGGGCACGACGAACACGATCCGATCCTCCTCGACCAGACAGTCAGTCGGCGTGACGCCGGTCGCGTCGGCGAAGGCGGCGATGTACTGCCGTGCGTCGTCCGACAGCGTGACCGTCATCGGCGACCCGCCGTCGACTCGGAGAGCCGACCCATCAGTCGTCGGCGGACTTCGGCGTCGACGCCGAGCCCATGCGGAGGTCCACGTCGCCGGTTCCGATCGAGACCGGCTTCCCGACGATCACGTTCTCGATCACGCCGTCGAGGTCGTCGACCTCGCCGTGGATCGCGGCGTCGAGCAGGTGGTTGACGGTGACCTCGAACGCCGCGCGGGCGAGCACGGAGTCCTTCGACCCCGAGATCCCGTGGCGACCGATCGACTCGATCGTCCCGCGGTTGGTCATGATGTCCGCCACCAGCATCAGGTGCCGGACGTTCACGTCGTCGAGCCCCTGTTCCTGCAGGGTCTCCTGGGTCTCGTTGATGATCGTCTCCCGGGCGGCCTCGATCCCGAGCTGTTTGTGGATCTCGTGGATGTTGTTACACGTCGAGCGGCTGGTGTCGACGCCCTCGATCTCGAGCACGTCGCCGAACGCCGACCCCTCGGTGTAGAGGACGAACTCCTCCTCGTCGCTGTCGTCCATCTCTTCCTTCCGGATGACGACGCGGGAGACCTCCTCGATCCCCTTGAACACGACTTCGCGGAGCTCTTCGACCAACTGGAGCAGTTCGCGGTAGCTGGGCTGCTCGGGGCCGAAGGCGATGGCGGTCCCCTTGCGCTTGGTCGCCACCTTGAGTTCGCTCTCGATGGTGTCCTGTATCTCCTCGGCGATGGTGCCCACGTCGTCGTAGGTCGGCCAGCGCTTCTGGAGCGTCTCCTCGTTCAGGTCGATCGTGACCTGCATGTCCGCGACGTTGGTCGAGACGTTCCCCAGTGCGAGCACCTTCGTCGCCTCGATCTGCCAGACGACCTCGCGGGCCTTGTCGCGGTCGGTCGCGTACTCGCCGTCGAGGTGGACCGTCATCGTCGGCGTGTCCGGCGTCTTCCGGGCGTCGACGAGTTCGATCAGTCGGGGCAGTCCCTGTGTCACGTCGATCTCCGCGACCCCCGCGAAGTGGAACGTGTTCATCGTAAGCTGGGTCCCCGGCTCACCGATCGACTGGGCCGACACCGTCCCGACGGGGTCGAGCGCGTCGACGCGGGTCTCGTCGTAGCGGGTGACGACGGCCTTGACGATCTCGTCGATCTGTTCGGGTGTCGCGCCCTCGTTCTCCTCGATGGCGCCGTAGACCCGGTCCTTCAGTCGCCGCGGGAGGTCGGTCCCCTCGACGAGCGTCTCGGTGTCCTCGTCGATGTGTTCGAAGCTCTCGGGGAGCGCGTCGGCATCAGTCATCGCTCACCCCCTGTCCCGCCTTGTTCAGGCCGGGACCGGCGTACTCCGAGATGTTGGTCTCCTCCTGCTTCTCGCCGAGGAAGCGAGCCTTCTGGTCCTCGCTGCTGAACTCGGCGTCCAGCACGCGCTGGGTGATCGCCTCCACGTCGACGGGGTCGTCCTCGTCGTAGGCGACGTTGACCGGCGAGGTGCCGTCCTCGCCGAACTCGAACTGGACGACGGTGCCGGAGGTGTCCCGGACGGTGCCGTCGTACTGCGCTTCCAGTTCCGAGAGCGCGTTGATGAGGCGGCGCTGGAGGTAGCCGGACTTCGAGGTCCGGACTGCCGTGTCCACCAGCCCCTCGCGGCCACCCATCGCGTGGAAGAAGAACTCACGCGGGGTCAGCCCCGAGCGGTAGGAGTTCTCGACGAAGCCGTGGGGCGCCGCCGAGAGGTCGTCGCGCTTGTAGTGGCTGAGGGTGCGGTCCTCGTAGCCACGGTTGATGCGCTCGCCACTGACGGTCTGCTGGCCGACGGAACCGGCCATCTGGGTCAGGTTCAGCATCGACCCACGTGCACCGGAACGGGCCATGACCACGGCCGGGTTGTCGTCGGCGAAGTAGTCGTCGGCGATCTCCCCGGCGGAGTCACGCGCCTTGCCCAGCGTCTGCATGATCTTCAGTTCGAGCGTCTCGTCGACCGTTCGGCCGGGGATCGAGTTGAGGTCCCCCGCACGGTAGGTCTCGATCAGCTCCTCGATGCGCTCGTGGGCGTCGTCGATGGCTTCGTCGACCTGCTCGCCCGCCGCGGCCGGGATGGACTCGTCGTCGATCCCGATCGAAAACCCGAAGTGCATGATCGAGCGCATCGCGAGCGTCGCCACCTCGTTGACGAATACGCGTGCGCGCGTCTTCGAGTACTCCTTGGTGATCGTGTCGACGATGTCGCCACCGAACGCACCGACGGCGCCCTCGTCGATCGTCCCCTGGATCAGCTGTCCGTCCTCGATGACGACCTCGTCGTCGGCCTCGGAGATGAACTCGAGGTTGAGGTCGTCGGGGAGGAGCTCCGAGAACACCGTTCGGCCGGTCCAGTACGGCTGGCCGTCCTCCTCGCCGTCAGCCTCGGGCAGCTCGTCGACGCTCGTCGCACGGAGCAGGTCCAGCGCCTGGTTCTCCGAGAACGTCGGGTTGTTCCGGGTCAGCAGGTAGGTCCCGCTGATGTGGTCCTGAATGGCGCCGATGATGTTCTTCCCGAAGCGCGGGCTGAGCATCTGCTCCTGAACGCGCATCAGGACGCGGGCCTCCGCACGGGCCTCCTCGTTCTGGAGGGCGTGCATGTTCATCTCGTCGCCGTCGAAGTCGGCGTTGTACGGCGTACAGACCGTCGTGTTCAGGCGGAACGTCTTGTACGGCATCACGACGACCTCGTGAGCCATGATCGACATCCGGTGCAGCGACGGCTGTCGGTTGAACACGATGATGTCGCCGTCGGTCAGGTGCCGGGAGACCTCCCAGTCGGGCTGGACCTTCTCCGCGAGCTCCTCACAGTTCTTCTCGGTGACCTTCAGTCGGCGGCCGTCGGGCCGCTTGACGTAGTTGGCGCCGGGGTGGCCCTCGGGGCCGTTCCGGACGTAGGTCCGTGCCTCCTCGATGTTGCGCTCGGAGACGTTCATCGTCTGGGTCATCTCTCGCGCGACGCGCTCGGGGACGCCGACCTCGTTCAGCGAGAGCGTCGGGTCCGGCGAGATCACGGTACGCGCCGAGAAGTTCACACGCTTACCCGAAAGCGAGCCACGGAAGCGACCCTCCTTCCCCTTCAGTCGCTGGGAGAGGGTCTTCAGCGGCCGCCCCGACCGGTGCCGGGCCGGCGGCGTCCCGGAGATCTCGTTGTCGACGAACGTGGTGACGTGGTACTGGAGCAGCTCCCAGAGGTCCTCGATGATCAGCTGGGGCGCACCCGCCTCGCGGTTCTCCATGAACCGCTGATTGATACGGATGATGTCCACCAGCTTGTGGGTCAGGTCGTCCTCGGAGCGCTGGCCGTTGTCCAGCGTGATCGAGGGACGAGTGGTGACCGGCGGGACCGGCAGCACCGTCATGATCATCCACTCGGGCCGGGAGGTCTCGGGGTTGACGCCGATGTTCGCCAGGTCCTCGTTCGGGATGTCCTCGAACCAGTCCCGGATGTCGCTGGGCATCAGCTTGTTCTCGTCCTCCTCGGTGAGGTCGATGTCCAGCGCCTTCTCGAGTTCCTTGCGGTCGTCCTCGCGGGGACGGAACTCGCCGCTCAGGATGTCGTTGACGCGGTCGAGCGCGATGCCGGTCCGGTCGGCGAGGTCGGTCGGGGCCATCCCCTCCTCGTCCTCGTCGTCGGGCTGCATCGCCTCGGCGATCATGTCCGAGTACTCGCCGGCCAGCACGTCCTGTACCTCGTAGTAGGTGGTCGGCTTCTCGTGTTTGATGTCGTACTGGGTCTCGCCACAGTACGGACAGCGGGAGGCCTTCCGGGCCTGTCGGATCGCGGCCTTGAGCACGTCGTCGGGGTCGTCGCCGAGCTCCTTGGCGCGCTTCAGTCGCTCCGCGTACTCGGCCTGCTCGTCCTCGGTGAGCGAGAGGCGGCCGCAGTCACGGCAGGTACCGCGCAGCAGGCGGCGGATCAGCTTGGCGAAGCCGACGTGGATCACCGGCGCCGCGAGCTCGATGTGGCCGAAGTGGCCGTTACACGAGCCCGAGTGCTGACCGCAGGTTCGACACTCCAGCCCGGGGTCGATGACCCCGAGTCGGGGGTCCATGAGCCCCATGTCGATGGGGTAGCCGTCGTCGTCGTACGTGTCGGCGGTGATCACCTTCGTCGCGGACATGTCCCGGTACGTTTCCGGGTCCATCAGGCCGAAGCTGATCTCGCCGATCTCCTTGGGTGAGCCTGAGATTGACATTTATACTGCGTCCTCCAGTTCCAGCTTGGGTCGAATGCCGAGCGCCTTCATCTCGTCGAGCAGGAGCTTGAACGCGTAGCTGACCTCCAACTCGTGGATGTTGTCCTCGTCTTTCGTGATGGGGTCGTACACCCGGCGCTGCTCCACGTCCTCGACCGCCACCATCCCGGTGTCCTCCGAGATGTACACCGTCTCGCGGTCCGAGGAGTCGAGCAGTCGTTCCTTCAGCGCCATCGCGGCACCGTGCCCGATCAGCACCTCACGCTCCATCTCGCCCACACGGAGCCCACCCTCGCGGGCGCGCCCCTCGGTGGGCTGGCGGGTGAGCACCTGCACCGGCCCGCGCGAGCGGGCGTGCAGCTTGTTGCTCACCATGTGGTACAGCTTGTGGTAGAAAATCGTCCCGACGAAGATCTCC
It includes:
- a CDS encoding PQQ-dependent sugar dehydrogenase — protein: MDHALSRRALLALSTVGLAGCSTPDDAIGDEDPADEDGPEEYDRRLGHDETAWAGYDPEWSAPTAAAEPELEVEVLAETLEIPWDLSFGGNGDLFLTERPGQVLRYADGEVTPLFEPAGSIDGGSVPPGSDEKSWFVDGGEGGTMGVEVHPNYPEVPLVYVCYTADDGEEPVVRLAAFDPDSETPGEPVETLLEAPAKVGTNAFIHNGGRLRFGPANYLWMTTGDAGSGELAADPDSLAGKTLRVDTSGEGADGNESGGDARVYSVGHRNPQGLSWLPDTTPVVNEHGPGPDELNAIETGSEYGWPEARQPDEYEGTDYGRPIASSRVEGTTWAPSGSSFYRGDGVPTLRNRLLVGCLAEQRVKSFTLTPPDGEPPALGETGHRQDADWLSEGYTVTSHDLLENDLGRVRHVEEGPDGALYAITSNRDGRANAPFPMEYDDVLVRITER
- a CDS encoding elongation factor EF-2 — encoded protein: MGRRKKIVQECERLMDTPENIRNIAIAAHVDHGKTTLSDNLLAGAGMISEGTAGEQLAMDTKEDEQERGITIDAANVSMTHEYEDTNHLINLIDTPGHVDFGGDVTRAMRAVDGALVVVDAVEGAMPQTETVLRQALREGVKPTLFINKVDRLISELQEGEEEMQERLLGVIADVNELIRGMIEEMDDIDDDWTVSVEDGTVGFGSALYKWGVSMPSMQRTGMDFGDIIELEQNDKRDELHERTPLSDVVLDMVCEHFPNPVDAQPRRVPRIWRGDAESELAEDMRLVNEDGEVVFMVTDISMDPHAGEIATGRVFSGTLEKGQDLFVSGTAGKNRIQSVGLFMGSEREEVNRVPAGNIASVTGLRDAIAGSTVSSVDMTPFESIEHISEPVITKSVEAQTMDDLPKLIETLQQVAKEDPTIQIEINEDTGEHLISGQGELHLEVITQRIEKEQGIPVNTGEPIVVYREQPQEESREVEGVSPNRHNKFYISIHPMGQDIVDAIQLGEVSMDMPELERREALQEAGMDKDTSQNVEHIHGTNILIDDTKGIQHLNETMELVVEGLSEALDDGPLAAEPVQGTLLRLHDARLHEDTIHRGPAQVIPAVREAVHRALIDGEIRLLEPIQNVRIDVPSEHMGAASGEIQGRRGRVDDMYQEGGLMVVEGIAPVGEMIGFSSDIRSATEGRASWNTENAGFRVMADNLQREKIMEIRERKGMKLELPESIDYL
- a CDS encoding 30S ribosomal protein S12, translated to MANGKYAARKLKKDRQKRRWSDSEYARRERGLREKSDPLEGAPQGRGIVLEKVGIEAKQPNSAIRKCVRVQLIKNGKQVTAFCPGDGAISFIDEHDEVTIAGIGGSKGRAMGDISGVNYKVEKVNGVSMIELVRGNAEKPVR
- a CDS encoding DUF5781 family protein — encoded protein: MDLRLPENGPAEPFLGAADLLETESRIDLPVEVHVRDDPDERTWAGHYEDRHVLNISRQAATSAMGRELALHELSHMARYEQNHPSHHQSTDEAIFLALAGKRVERRKLAHVHQLANHMKDIYADDITLSVAPGAKLVTFLESRLADAVADRPPVVPTGWQLATPGSDPEITAVNAGFALALVERHDLVDDDHRIYDLAHAAADDAPGVSVERFADAFRSLSDDPTESEYRKALVDMTREYVGGAD
- a CDS encoding NusA-like transcription termination signal-binding factor; this translates as MTVTLSDDARQYIAAFADATGVTPTDCLVEEDRIVFVVPAGEMGAAIGPDGETVAAAEEQLNTRVDLVEDADDPAAFVANCLAPAAVRNVTLSTQGGSTVAYVEVPQGDRGVAIGAGGESIETARRLAARHFDVDDVQLA
- a CDS encoding 30S ribosomal protein S7 encodes the protein MSEEEAAEADAETEEVEAEAEETTEETSTGADLFGVWDVSEIEYTDPSTQRYLNVTPIAHTMGRHASKQFEKSEISVVERLINRLMQTEDNTGDKQKATRIVRDAFDIVHEQSEENPAQVLVTAVENAAPREETVRLKYGGISVPKAVDVAPQRRVDQGLKFIAVGTLNASRKTTTSASEALAQQLLGAADYDVSAYPISQKEETERVAAAAR
- a CDS encoding amino acid-binding protein, whose product is MSRPEGVTTHTLRLELDDEPGELAAALEPIAENGGNLLSVFHERGSRTPGGRIPVEVALDCQVDRFEDVVEGLRDRGVTVVAADEEYYGEAFRVLLTGHLVDTDLSGTLREIEGESTVSVEELSLTAPEGVSAVSSAYLRLGARSGERAAALETVRSIAERKDLTVVEPLGVGE